A single Drechmeria coniospora strain ARSEF 6962 chromosome 03, whole genome shotgun sequence DNA region contains:
- a CDS encoding UV radiation resistance protein/autophagy-related protein 14 has product MECDICRRGYDAHRLPFLCPVDARNRIYPGRIENVHLLLENERLQEQIHGLLSADGAKSSKDAVELSLAKQRLVEDRTSQILAAADKLRDEIRSAKEEIKARTTALARRRSDLASVSDGLQERWAKQQHEMDKSIQMASFRWSQCAEDTARTRSFLCTEAIRLYGLKRTRKSNTSRYDYHIGKIPVVDLTSMDSLAPEVISTSLAHVAHILLLVSHYLAVRLPAEITLPHGDYPHPTIFSLASSYRHRPPLPFSSGPVTTPSSAHARDSDTQHVPRPRPLFVDKPPAQLSKDDPAMYSFFLEGVTLLAYDIAWLCSCQGVSIGDKDSFEDICHIGRNLYTFVLSSQLQAYVRLPVKTANQGGHGHDGSVDVASSPSNWIGRYSHGTMYYYLGGVEGTEFVRTFKLPSPMKLADKLKKKLLGDAAGVDWEVLDDEAWKPDEAPNHDWTTKGKSHAIIDKLRDQGGKALPRTGSNGWTKVKPRA; this is encoded by the exons ATGGAATGTGACATCTGCCGTCGCGGCTACGATGCCCACCGCCTACCCTTTCTCTGCCCCGTCGATGCCCGGAACCGTATTTACCCGGGGCGAATCGAGAATGTGCATCTTCTTCTGGAGAACGAGAGGCTCCAGGAGCAGATCCATGGTCTCTTGTCGGCGGATGGTGCAAAGTCCTCCaaagacgccgtcgagctctcTCTTGCGAAGCAGCGCCTTGTCGAAGACCGGACGAGCCagatcctcgccgccgccgacaagctcAGGGACGAGATCCGGTCCGCCAAGGAGGAGATCAAGGCGAGAACGACGGCTCTGGCCCGGCGCCGATCCGATCTCGCCTCCGTTTCCGACGGCCTCCAGGAGCGCTGGGCCAAACAGCAGCACGAAATGGACAAGTCGATCCAGATGGCCAGCTTCCGGTGGTCGCAGTGCGCCGAGGACACCGCCAGGACTCGCTCCTTTCTCTGCACCGAGGCCATCCGGCTTTACGGCCTGAAGCGCACGAGAAAGAGCAACACGTCACGCTACGACTATCACATTGGCAAGATCCCAGTCGTGGATCTGACAAGCATGGACT CACTCGCTCCCGAAGTCATCTCGACTTCCCTCGCCCACGTCGCCCACATTCTCCTTCTCGTCTCTCACTATCTCGCCGTCCGTCTCCCGGCCGAGATAACGCTCCCGCATGGCGACTACCCCCATCCGACCATCTTCAGCCTCGCCAGCTCGTACCGGCatcgtcctcctctccctttCTCCTCTGGACCCGTCACgacgccttcctcggccCATGCCCGCGATTCCGACACCCAGCATGTCCCTCGCCCCCGTCCCTTGTTCGTCGACAAGCCCCCCGCCCAGCTATCCAAAGATGACCCGGCCATGTACTCATTCTTCCTCGAGGGCGTCACGTTGCTGGCGTACGACATCGCCTGGCTCTGCAGCTGTCAAGGCGTATCCATCGGCGACAAGGACTCTTTCGAAGACATCTGTCACATTGGCCGCAATCTCTACACCTTTGTTCTCAGCTCTCAGCTGCAGGCGTACGTCAGATTGCCCGTCAAGACGGCCAACCAAGGCGGGCATGGGCATGATGGGTCGGTCGATGTcgcaagctcgccgtcgaactGGATCGGCCGATACTCTCACGGCACCATGTATTATtatctcggcggcgtcgaagggACGGAGTTTGTTCGAACATTCAAGTTGCCGAGCCCCATGAAGCTGGCGGACAAGCTGAAGAAGAAGCTGCTCGGAGATGCGGCCGGTGTCGACTGGGAagttctcgacgacgaggcttGGAAACCCGATGAAGCGCCGAACCACGACTGGACGACAAAGGGTAAATCGCATGCCATCATCGACAAGCTGAGGGATCAGGGAGGAAAGGCATTACCCCGTACAGGCTCGAACGGTTGGACGAAAGTGAAGCCAAGGGCGTGA